The following are encoded together in the Montipora capricornis isolate CH-2021 chromosome 5, ASM3666992v2, whole genome shotgun sequence genome:
- the LOC138049214 gene encoding dipeptidyl peptidase 4-like isoform X2 — protein MFNIVISCKDVENGITKARGDSNEQSKPPENVFGFDDIFNGKYSFSSYSVRWLSDHAYLRYSDGNLTVTNLSKNTTTLFAVTKVIMKKYNVSSYWISPDEKWVLMASNKKKLYRRSYFADYYVHHLENRSTFRIEPPIPNKQIQLALWGNKGTSIGLVQDNNIYWLDKVAGNLHTITNNGKENEVYNGVPDWVYEEDVTLSNSAMWFSPDGRYLIFVQSNDTLVKWFPYMWYGKNSAIYTTVKRIPYPKPGSMNPVVTIKLVDLENIPLNLTETPNTTVLHPPTEFQAVEHYYTNVAWASNSSVMIWWLNRAQNKAIASMCNATTAICNENQHLNAKNGWVNSKSYLPPSPLFARDGSYYLTLVPSAQGNHGDFIHLAKVMIPSSINKTVTFLTSGTWEVTRILAFNEKTETLYFQSSETSSRERHIYSVNVQTMKKACLSCDLPWAKNGDCKYFTASFSPRTSWYILNCYGPKVPRFTLHKSNDATWYKELQMNKALETKLAELSTPKRRNFLIPAGEYELPATEFLPPNFDENKKYAVQFQVYGGPGSQMVNELFSSALGWTAYLVSNFDVIVVTVDGRGTGYRGERFKQSVYKLLGEHEAQDVIIAGRFMQKKKYVDPERLSVWGWSFGGFLTTYVLSKNTRVFKCGIAVAPVTDWRYYDSAYTERYMDLPQRNPKGYKDTSLLSRAANFSNVDYLIIHGSGDDNVHYQNTAQMVKALTEAEIKFRVQYYTDKAHGITGKHTRRHLFRLMTNFLAGSLGLTHS, from the exons ATGTTCAATATAGTTATTAGCTGCAAGGATGTTGAAAATGGCATTACGAAGGCACGAG GTGATTCAAATGAGCAATCGAAACCGCCGGAGAACGTGTTTGGCTTCGATGACATCTTCAATGGAAAGTATTCTTTCTCTTCGTACTCGGTTCGCTGGCTTTCAG aTCACGCGTATCTTCGGTATTCTGATGGGAACTTAACGGTCACCAATCTGTCAAAGAACACCACTACATTATTTGCCGTGACCAAAGTTATAATG AAAAAATACAACGTATCGTCGTACTGGATATCTCCGGATGAAAAATGGGTACTGATggcttcaaacaaaaaaaag CTGTACCGTCGCTCCTATTTCGCAGACTATTATGTTCACCATCTCGAGAATAG ATCAACTTTTCGAATTGAACCACCAATTCCGAATAAGCAAATCCAATTGGCGTTATGGGGTAACAAAGGGACCTCCATA GGACTTGTACAGGATAACAACATTTACTGGCTGGATAAAGTTGCGGGTAATCTTCATACAATCACTAACAATGGCAAAGAAAACGAAGTGTATAATGGCGTCCCAGATTGGGTTTATGAAG AGGACGTCACACTCTCCAACTCAGCCATGTGGTTTTCTCCAGATGGTCGTTATCTCATTTTCGTTCAATCCAACGACACCCTTGTAAAATGGTTCCCTTACATGTGGTACGGCAAAAATTCTGCTATTTATACAACTGTGAAGAGAATACCGTATCCCAAACCCGGCTCGATGAATCCAGTGGTTACAATCAAGCTGGTGGATTTAGAGAATATTCCACTGAACCTAACCGAGACACCAAATACAACTGTGCTGCATCCCCCGACCGAGTTTCAAGCTGT TGAGCATTACTACACAAACGTTGCTTGGGCGTCAAATAGCAGTGTGATGATTTGGTGGCTCAACAGGGCTCAGAACAAGGCTATTGCATCGATGTGTAACGCAACAACAGCAATCTGCAATGAG AATCAGCATTTAAACGCGAAAAATGGTTGGGTGAATTCAAAATCGTACTTG CCTCCCAGCCCATTGTTTGCAAGAGATGGTTCCTATTACTTGACTCTTGTACCTTCAGCTCAAGGAAACCACGGAGATTTCATTCATCTTGCAAAAGTCATGATTCCT TCATCTATCAACAAAACAGTCACCTTTCTTACATCAGGCACGTGGGAAGTAACCCGGATTTTAGCTTTCAACGAGAAGACAGAGACACT GTATTTCCAAAGCTCCGAGACTTCGTCTAGAGAGAGACACATATACAG TGTTAATGTGCAGACAATGAAAAAAGCTTGCCTCTCGTGTGATTTGCCCTGGGCTAAAA ATGGTGATTGTAAATACTTCACTGCAAGCTTTAGTCCACGGACCAGCTGGTACATTCTTAATTGCTATG GACCAAAAGTGCCAAGGTTCACTTTACATAAATCGAATGACG CAACATGGTACAAAGAACTGCAAATGAATAAAGCACTGGAAACAAAACTGGCCGAACTGTCAACTCCAAAACGACGAAACTTTTTGATACCCGCGGGGGAGTATG aaTTACCAGCTACAGAATTTCTACCTccaaattttgatgaaaataagaaatatgcCGTTCAATTTCAAGT CTATGGTGGACCAGGATCTCAAATG GTTAATGAACTGTTTTCCTCGGCTCTTGGTTGGACTGCCTACTTGGTCAGTAACTTTGACGTCATAGTGGTCACTGTTGACGGGAGAGGGACTGGTTACAGGGGAGAGAG ATTCAAACAGTCTGTGTACAAATTACTCGGAGAGCACGAAGCTCAAGATGTCATTATTGCCGGACG ATTTATGCAAAAGAAGAAATATGTAGATCCAGAGAGACTTTCCGTATGGGGCTGG tCATTCGGAGGTTTCTTGACAACATATGTTCTAAGTAAGAATACAAGAGTGTTCAAGTGTGGTATTGCTGTGGCTCCTGTCACGGACTGGAGATACTACG ATTCAGCTTATACAGAGCGTTACATGGACCTTCCTCAAAGAAATCCAAAGGGATACAAG GACACGTCACTCCTTTCCAGAGCAGCCAATTTTTCTAATGTAGACTACCTCATAATCCATGGATCAG
- the LOC138049214 gene encoding dipeptidyl peptidase 4-like isoform X3 gives MKKYNVSSYWISPDEKWVLMASNKKKLYRRSYFADYYVHHLENRSTFRIEPPIPNKQIQLALWGNKGTSIGLVQDNNIYWLDKVAGNLHTITNNGKENEVYNGVPDWVYEEDVTLSNSAMWFSPDGRYLIFVQSNDTLVKWFPYMWYGKNSAIYTTVKRIPYPKPGSMNPVVTIKLVDLENIPLNLTETPNTTVLHPPTEFQAVEHYYTNVAWASNSSVMIWWLNRAQNKAIASMCNATTAICNENQHLNAKNGWVNSKSYLPPSPLFARDGSYYLTLVPSAQGNHGDFIHLAKVMIPSSINKTVTFLTSGTWEVTRILAFNEKTETLYFQSSETSSRERHIYSVNVQTMKKACLSCDLPWAKNGDCKYFTASFSPRTSWYILNCYGPKVPRFTLHKSNDATWYKELQMNKALETKLAELSTPKRRNFLIPAGEYELPATEFLPPNFDENKKYAVQFQVYGGPGSQMVNELFSSALGWTAYLVSNFDVIVVTVDGRGTGYRGERFKQSVYKLLGEHEAQDVIIAGRFMQKKKYVDPERLSVWGWSFGGFLTTYVLSKNTRVFKCGIAVAPVTDWRYYDSAYTERYMDLPQRNPKGYKDTSLLSRAANFSNVDYLIIHGSGDDNVHYQNTAQMVKALTEAEIKFRVQYYTDKAHGITGKHTRRHLFRLMTNFLAGSLGLTHS, from the exons ATG AAAAAATACAACGTATCGTCGTACTGGATATCTCCGGATGAAAAATGGGTACTGATggcttcaaacaaaaaaaag CTGTACCGTCGCTCCTATTTCGCAGACTATTATGTTCACCATCTCGAGAATAG ATCAACTTTTCGAATTGAACCACCAATTCCGAATAAGCAAATCCAATTGGCGTTATGGGGTAACAAAGGGACCTCCATA GGACTTGTACAGGATAACAACATTTACTGGCTGGATAAAGTTGCGGGTAATCTTCATACAATCACTAACAATGGCAAAGAAAACGAAGTGTATAATGGCGTCCCAGATTGGGTTTATGAAG AGGACGTCACACTCTCCAACTCAGCCATGTGGTTTTCTCCAGATGGTCGTTATCTCATTTTCGTTCAATCCAACGACACCCTTGTAAAATGGTTCCCTTACATGTGGTACGGCAAAAATTCTGCTATTTATACAACTGTGAAGAGAATACCGTATCCCAAACCCGGCTCGATGAATCCAGTGGTTACAATCAAGCTGGTGGATTTAGAGAATATTCCACTGAACCTAACCGAGACACCAAATACAACTGTGCTGCATCCCCCGACCGAGTTTCAAGCTGT TGAGCATTACTACACAAACGTTGCTTGGGCGTCAAATAGCAGTGTGATGATTTGGTGGCTCAACAGGGCTCAGAACAAGGCTATTGCATCGATGTGTAACGCAACAACAGCAATCTGCAATGAG AATCAGCATTTAAACGCGAAAAATGGTTGGGTGAATTCAAAATCGTACTTG CCTCCCAGCCCATTGTTTGCAAGAGATGGTTCCTATTACTTGACTCTTGTACCTTCAGCTCAAGGAAACCACGGAGATTTCATTCATCTTGCAAAAGTCATGATTCCT TCATCTATCAACAAAACAGTCACCTTTCTTACATCAGGCACGTGGGAAGTAACCCGGATTTTAGCTTTCAACGAGAAGACAGAGACACT GTATTTCCAAAGCTCCGAGACTTCGTCTAGAGAGAGACACATATACAG TGTTAATGTGCAGACAATGAAAAAAGCTTGCCTCTCGTGTGATTTGCCCTGGGCTAAAA ATGGTGATTGTAAATACTTCACTGCAAGCTTTAGTCCACGGACCAGCTGGTACATTCTTAATTGCTATG GACCAAAAGTGCCAAGGTTCACTTTACATAAATCGAATGACG CAACATGGTACAAAGAACTGCAAATGAATAAAGCACTGGAAACAAAACTGGCCGAACTGTCAACTCCAAAACGACGAAACTTTTTGATACCCGCGGGGGAGTATG aaTTACCAGCTACAGAATTTCTACCTccaaattttgatgaaaataagaaatatgcCGTTCAATTTCAAGT CTATGGTGGACCAGGATCTCAAATG GTTAATGAACTGTTTTCCTCGGCTCTTGGTTGGACTGCCTACTTGGTCAGTAACTTTGACGTCATAGTGGTCACTGTTGACGGGAGAGGGACTGGTTACAGGGGAGAGAG ATTCAAACAGTCTGTGTACAAATTACTCGGAGAGCACGAAGCTCAAGATGTCATTATTGCCGGACG ATTTATGCAAAAGAAGAAATATGTAGATCCAGAGAGACTTTCCGTATGGGGCTGG tCATTCGGAGGTTTCTTGACAACATATGTTCTAAGTAAGAATACAAGAGTGTTCAAGTGTGGTATTGCTGTGGCTCCTGTCACGGACTGGAGATACTACG ATTCAGCTTATACAGAGCGTTACATGGACCTTCCTCAAAGAAATCCAAAGGGATACAAG GACACGTCACTCCTTTCCAGAGCAGCCAATTTTTCTAATGTAGACTACCTCATAATCCATGGATCAG
- the LOC138049217 gene encoding mitochondrial potassium channel-like: MIIAVTHRLILSERLLRSRMLSTRHLIRPSLNTRRPFNCLLCIRLFHKTTCRLRQKFPTSWLPKASNVVYNKGEALLRNSHKRLTGAIQAFDDLLGISEVQEAQSNVKRAENEFMKTRSQVQDAKRSLDSVQESLREIRQKLDRVSRDDERYLALATEEHKLLLQEKKMKSDFENLESLERDQFAQLSGSVRDSHEKERARAERTKHWSVIGSVGGAALGILGSTVVNYIRLKQIKTSIKETGHTLIEKTNELRDLMTAQDDQMGTRATELKESILIRSKSLEQKLEELESILNFVTLNLASEPLKEFGLYVQPPSHSKNFGNGQSLAVDNNKEDVKDVIDTIVLRIDSLVESIESVQKVMQGLDLKTLLWNHEKLNNSIHQNEARIVEEIRKLSTSLKYQPPHVNGVTENATESNFEENQSWMKVSLTCIALTATVLIYDIIK, translated from the exons ATGATAATAGCAGTAACACATCGATTGATACTGAGTGAAAGGTTGCTACGATCAAGAATGCTTTCTACAAGACATCTAATTAGACCTAGTTTGAATACAAGGAGGCCTTTCAATTGTTTACTCTGTATTCGCCTATTTCATAAAACTACTTGCCGACTTCGCCAAAAATTTCCCACATCGTGGCTTCCTAAGGCTTCGAATGTCGTTTATAATAAGGGGGAAGCCTTACTTCGAAACTCCCACAAAAGACTTACAGGTGCTATTCAAGCCTTTGATGACTTACTGGGGATTTCCGAAGTACAAGAAGCCCAATCAAACGTCAAAAGAGCTGAAAATGAATTCATGAAAACAAGGAGCCAAGTTCAAGATGCTAAAAGATCTCTCGACTCTGTGCAAGAAAGTCTGAGAGAAATACGACAGAAACTGGACAGGGTTTCTCGCGATGACGAGCGTTATCTAGCATTAGCTACAGAGGAACACAAACTACTCCTCCAGGAGAAGAAAATGAAGAGTGATTTCGAAAATCTCGAGAGTTTAGAGAGAGATCAATTTGCTCAACTGTCCGGTTCGGTACGAGACTCCCACGAGAAAGAGCGAGCAAGAGCTGAGAGGACTAAACACTGGTCTGTGATTGGATCAGTTGGTGGTGCAGCACTTG GAATCTTGGGTTCTACTGTTGTGAACTACATCCGCTTGAAGCAGATAAAAACCTCAATTAAGGAAACTGGACACACTCTgatagaaaaaacaaatgaactCCGAGACCTTATGACAGCACAAGATGACCAAATGGGAACACGAGCAACTGAGCTAAAAGAGTCCATATTGATACGAAGCAAGTCACTTGAACAGAAGCTTGAAGAACTCGAAAGTATTTTGAATTTTGTAACACTGAATTTGGCGTCTGAACCTCTCAAGGAATTTGGACTTTATGTACAACCCCCTTCTCATTCGAAGAACTTTGGCAATGGCCAGTCTTTAGCTGTAGATAACAATAAGGAAGACGTGAAAGACGTGATTGATACGATCGTATTAAGAATTGACTCTCTTGTTGAATCAATTGAGTCAGTTCAGAAAGTAATGCAAGGGCTAGATCTAAAGACGCTCTTGTGGAACCATGAAAAACTTAATAACTCAATTCATCAAAATGAAGCCAGAATTGTCGAGGAGATACGAAAACTTTCAACGTCCTTGAAGTATCAACCTCCTCATGTCAATGGAGTTACAGAGAATGCAACGGAGAGTAACTTTGAAGAGAATCAGTCTTGGATGAAGGTGTCGTTGACGTGCATAGCTTTAACAGCAACTGTTCTAATTTATGACATTATAAAGTAA
- the LOC138049214 gene encoding dipeptidyl peptidase 4-like isoform X1 has product MTTNFRKFGIPLIVVSLLTTVAIVVALLLSQKTEKQGDSNEQSKPPENVFGFDDIFNGKYSFSSYSVRWLSDHAYLRYSDGNLTVTNLSKNTTTLFAVTKVIMKKYNVSSYWISPDEKWVLMASNKKKLYRRSYFADYYVHHLENRSTFRIEPPIPNKQIQLALWGNKGTSIGLVQDNNIYWLDKVAGNLHTITNNGKENEVYNGVPDWVYEEDVTLSNSAMWFSPDGRYLIFVQSNDTLVKWFPYMWYGKNSAIYTTVKRIPYPKPGSMNPVVTIKLVDLENIPLNLTETPNTTVLHPPTEFQAVEHYYTNVAWASNSSVMIWWLNRAQNKAIASMCNATTAICNENQHLNAKNGWVNSKSYLPPSPLFARDGSYYLTLVPSAQGNHGDFIHLAKVMIPSSINKTVTFLTSGTWEVTRILAFNEKTETLYFQSSETSSRERHIYSVNVQTMKKACLSCDLPWAKNGDCKYFTASFSPRTSWYILNCYGPKVPRFTLHKSNDATWYKELQMNKALETKLAELSTPKRRNFLIPAGEYELPATEFLPPNFDENKKYAVQFQVYGGPGSQMVNELFSSALGWTAYLVSNFDVIVVTVDGRGTGYRGERFKQSVYKLLGEHEAQDVIIAGRFMQKKKYVDPERLSVWGWSFGGFLTTYVLSKNTRVFKCGIAVAPVTDWRYYDSAYTERYMDLPQRNPKGYKDTSLLSRAANFSNVDYLIIHGSGDDNVHYQNTAQMVKALTEAEIKFRVQYYTDKAHGITGKHTRRHLFRLMTNFLAGSLGLTHS; this is encoded by the exons ATGACAACAAACTTTCGGAAGTTCGGTATTCCTCTAATTGTTGTAAGTCTCTTAACAACGGTAGCCATTGTCGTGGCTCTCCTGCTGTCGCAGAAAACCGAAAAACAAG GTGATTCAAATGAGCAATCGAAACCGCCGGAGAACGTGTTTGGCTTCGATGACATCTTCAATGGAAAGTATTCTTTCTCTTCGTACTCGGTTCGCTGGCTTTCAG aTCACGCGTATCTTCGGTATTCTGATGGGAACTTAACGGTCACCAATCTGTCAAAGAACACCACTACATTATTTGCCGTGACCAAAGTTATAATG AAAAAATACAACGTATCGTCGTACTGGATATCTCCGGATGAAAAATGGGTACTGATggcttcaaacaaaaaaaag CTGTACCGTCGCTCCTATTTCGCAGACTATTATGTTCACCATCTCGAGAATAG ATCAACTTTTCGAATTGAACCACCAATTCCGAATAAGCAAATCCAATTGGCGTTATGGGGTAACAAAGGGACCTCCATA GGACTTGTACAGGATAACAACATTTACTGGCTGGATAAAGTTGCGGGTAATCTTCATACAATCACTAACAATGGCAAAGAAAACGAAGTGTATAATGGCGTCCCAGATTGGGTTTATGAAG AGGACGTCACACTCTCCAACTCAGCCATGTGGTTTTCTCCAGATGGTCGTTATCTCATTTTCGTTCAATCCAACGACACCCTTGTAAAATGGTTCCCTTACATGTGGTACGGCAAAAATTCTGCTATTTATACAACTGTGAAGAGAATACCGTATCCCAAACCCGGCTCGATGAATCCAGTGGTTACAATCAAGCTGGTGGATTTAGAGAATATTCCACTGAACCTAACCGAGACACCAAATACAACTGTGCTGCATCCCCCGACCGAGTTTCAAGCTGT TGAGCATTACTACACAAACGTTGCTTGGGCGTCAAATAGCAGTGTGATGATTTGGTGGCTCAACAGGGCTCAGAACAAGGCTATTGCATCGATGTGTAACGCAACAACAGCAATCTGCAATGAG AATCAGCATTTAAACGCGAAAAATGGTTGGGTGAATTCAAAATCGTACTTG CCTCCCAGCCCATTGTTTGCAAGAGATGGTTCCTATTACTTGACTCTTGTACCTTCAGCTCAAGGAAACCACGGAGATTTCATTCATCTTGCAAAAGTCATGATTCCT TCATCTATCAACAAAACAGTCACCTTTCTTACATCAGGCACGTGGGAAGTAACCCGGATTTTAGCTTTCAACGAGAAGACAGAGACACT GTATTTCCAAAGCTCCGAGACTTCGTCTAGAGAGAGACACATATACAG TGTTAATGTGCAGACAATGAAAAAAGCTTGCCTCTCGTGTGATTTGCCCTGGGCTAAAA ATGGTGATTGTAAATACTTCACTGCAAGCTTTAGTCCACGGACCAGCTGGTACATTCTTAATTGCTATG GACCAAAAGTGCCAAGGTTCACTTTACATAAATCGAATGACG CAACATGGTACAAAGAACTGCAAATGAATAAAGCACTGGAAACAAAACTGGCCGAACTGTCAACTCCAAAACGACGAAACTTTTTGATACCCGCGGGGGAGTATG aaTTACCAGCTACAGAATTTCTACCTccaaattttgatgaaaataagaaatatgcCGTTCAATTTCAAGT CTATGGTGGACCAGGATCTCAAATG GTTAATGAACTGTTTTCCTCGGCTCTTGGTTGGACTGCCTACTTGGTCAGTAACTTTGACGTCATAGTGGTCACTGTTGACGGGAGAGGGACTGGTTACAGGGGAGAGAG ATTCAAACAGTCTGTGTACAAATTACTCGGAGAGCACGAAGCTCAAGATGTCATTATTGCCGGACG ATTTATGCAAAAGAAGAAATATGTAGATCCAGAGAGACTTTCCGTATGGGGCTGG tCATTCGGAGGTTTCTTGACAACATATGTTCTAAGTAAGAATACAAGAGTGTTCAAGTGTGGTATTGCTGTGGCTCCTGTCACGGACTGGAGATACTACG ATTCAGCTTATACAGAGCGTTACATGGACCTTCCTCAAAGAAATCCAAAGGGATACAAG GACACGTCACTCCTTTCCAGAGCAGCCAATTTTTCTAATGTAGACTACCTCATAATCCATGGATCAG